In a genomic window of Taylorella equigenitalis ATCC 35865:
- a CDS encoding porin, which translates to MKKTLLVAALLAGFVGAVEAKTSVTLYGRIDAGIGYSQSTDRYEGPNGGEKRDSTFGAIVNGQSSSRWGLKGSEDLGNGLSAIFQLEQGFDGVVGTNKKLADNKLFDRKAILGLKGGFGTLTVGLQNNIADDIISQGLDWGLADAGDAHGALSYRISKLPTVKYLSNDNGGLVFGIQVGHSRAEIKDQQDVNVGATRVVTTDSYFGIGLGYTQNKLSLGVAFDMETGRVKNTDAAGNTVTTKTDAKAVTIGGGYDFGPVELFLGYGRQWDGWINGNPLGVKVMVDPAHPTNDPEPISNMWFAGVSAPVGEASKVHFKYWGGNATGNDNVDNTTVMGHGFSLGFEHKLSKRTNVYVQGSYAYTKGDWEGARSDSSSEVKVGLRHRF; encoded by the coding sequence TCTCAATCTACTGATCGCTATGAAGGTCCTAACGGTGGCGAAAAACGTGATTCAACTTTTGGTGCTATCGTAAATGGTCAAAGTTCTTCTCGTTGGGGTTTAAAAGGTTCTGAAGACTTAGGAAACGGTCTTTCAGCTATCTTCCAATTAGAACAAGGTTTTGATGGTGTTGTTGGTACTAACAAAAAATTAGCAGATAACAAATTATTTGATCGTAAAGCTATCTTAGGTCTTAAAGGTGGTTTCGGTACTTTAACTGTTGGTCTACAAAACAACATCGCTGATGACATTATTTCTCAAGGTTTAGATTGGGGTCTAGCTGATGCTGGTGATGCTCACGGTGCTTTATCTTATCGTATTTCTAAACTACCTACAGTCAAATACTTATCTAACGATAACGGTGGTTTAGTATTTGGTATCCAAGTAGGTCACAGCCGTGCAGAAATTAAAGATCAACAAGACGTTAATGTTGGTGCTACTCGTGTAGTTACTACTGACTCATACTTCGGTATCGGTTTAGGTTATACTCAAAACAAGCTATCACTTGGTGTCGCTTTCGATATGGAAACAGGTCGTGTTAAAAACACTGACGCAGCAGGTAACACTGTAACAACTAAAACTGATGCTAAAGCAGTTACAATTGGTGGTGGATACGATTTCGGACCAGTTGAGTTGTTCTTAGGTTATGGTCGTCAATGGGACGGTTGGATTAACGGTAATCCTTTAGGCGTTAAGGTTATGGTAGATCCAGCTCATCCAACAAACGATCCAGAACCAATCTCTAACATGTGGTTCGCTGGTGTTTCTGCACCAGTTGGTGAAGCATCTAAAGTTCACTTCAAATACTGGGGTGGTAATGCTACTGGAAACGATAACGTAGATAACACTACAGTTATGGGTCACGGTTTCTCTTTAGGTTTCGAACACAAGTTATCTAAACGTACTAACGTTTATGTTCAAGGTTCATATGCATACACTAAAGGCGACTGGGAAGGTGCTAGATCAGACTCTAGTTCAGAAGTTAAAGTTGGTCTTCGTCACCGTTTCTAA
- a CDS encoding NADH-quinone oxidoreductase subunit A, which yields MTAEYFPVLLFIVIATVFGAFLVFTGAMLGPHKPDSEKNSPYECGFVAFEDARMRFDVRYYLVAILFILFDLELAFLFPWAIANDHIGLVGFGTALLFLFILTVGFVYEWRKGALDWD from the coding sequence ATGACTGCAGAATATTTTCCTGTTTTACTTTTCATTGTTATAGCAACTGTATTTGGAGCTTTTCTCGTTTTTACTGGTGCTATGCTTGGTCCTCATAAGCCTGATTCCGAAAAAAATTCACCTTACGAGTGTGGTTTTGTTGCATTTGAAGATGCTAGGATGCGCTTTGATGTTAGATATTACTTAGTAGCCATTCTTTTTATTCTATTTGATTTAGAATTAGCTTTCCTATTTCCCTGGGCTATTGCAAATGATCATATTGGTCTTGTTGGTTTTGGGACAGCCCTGCTTTTCCTTTTCATCTTAACTGTAGGGTTCGTCTACGAGTGGAGAAAGGGTGCATTGGATTGGGATTAA
- a CDS encoding NuoB/complex I 20 kDa subunit family protein, with amino-acid sequence MSDTSNNKGFLVTSTDSVLHWLRTGSMWPVTFGLACCAVEMMHAGAARYDLDQFGIIFRPSPRQSDIMIVAGTLTNKMAPALRKVYDQMAEPRWVVSMGSCANGGGYYHYSYAVVRGCDRIVPVDIYVPGCPPTAEALIYGMLQLQNKMRRTLTIAREK; translated from the coding sequence ATGTCTGATACCTCTAATAATAAAGGTTTTTTAGTAACCTCTACGGATTCTGTATTGCACTGGTTGCGTACCGGATCCATGTGGCCCGTCACATTCGGTTTAGCCTGTTGTGCCGTCGAGATGATGCATGCAGGTGCTGCTAGATATGATCTCGACCAATTTGGTATTATCTTTCGTCCTAGTCCTAGACAGTCAGATATTATGATTGTTGCAGGTACTCTTACTAATAAGATGGCTCCCGCATTACGCAAAGTCTACGACCAGATGGCAGAACCTAGATGGGTTGTATCTATGGGTTCTTGTGCTAATGGTGGGGGATATTATCACTATTCTTATGCCGTTGTTAGAGGGTGTGATCGAATTGTTCCCGTAGACATTTATGTGCCTGGTTGTCCTCCTACTGCAGAAGCTTTAATATACGGTATGCTTCAACTTCAAAATAAGATGCGTCGTACGCTTACTATTGCCAGAGAGAAATAG
- a CDS encoding NADH-quinone oxidoreductase subunit C encodes MRDIEDLKASLIQSIGDKFPIVEHVHEITIDVPSSDWVQTCITLRDHVDLRFDIAVDLCGVDYSKYGFPGNSTISKFPNRYAVVLHLLSTVHNSRVRVRTFALDDELPMVRSLTDVWANIGWFEREAFDMFGIVFEGHPDLRRILTDYGFIGHPLRKDFPVSGYVEMIFDEEQNRVVYQPVSIEPREITPRIIREEGYGGIDNV; translated from the coding sequence ATGAGGGACATTGAAGATTTAAAAGCTAGCCTTATTCAGAGTATAGGAGATAAATTCCCTATAGTTGAACATGTACATGAGATTACTATTGATGTACCATCTTCCGATTGGGTTCAAACCTGTATTACCTTAAGGGATCATGTAGATCTTCGGTTTGATATCGCAGTTGATTTGTGTGGGGTTGATTACTCTAAATATGGTTTTCCAGGGAACTCTACGATTAGTAAATTTCCTAATAGATATGCCGTAGTTCTGCATCTTTTAAGTACAGTGCATAATAGTCGTGTCCGTGTTAGAACCTTTGCTCTAGATGACGAGCTTCCTATGGTCCGTTCTTTGACTGATGTATGGGCAAATATTGGGTGGTTTGAGCGTGAAGCCTTCGATATGTTCGGTATCGTGTTTGAGGGGCATCCAGATTTGCGTCGCATACTTACCGATTATGGATTCATCGGTCACCCGTTACGCAAAGATTTTCCAGTTTCTGGTTACGTTGAGATGATATTCGATGAGGAGCAAAATCGTGTCGTATATCAACCAGTTTCAATTGAGCCTCGTGAAATTACACCTCGCATTATTCGCGAAGAGGGATATGGAGGTATAGATAATGTCTGA
- a CDS encoding NADH-quinone oxidoreductase subunit D: MSELQNYTLNFGPQHPAAHGVLRLILELNGEVIQRADPHIGLLHRGTEKLAESKTFLQTLPYMDRLDYVSMMCNEHAYVMGIERLLGIEVPIRAQYIRVMFDEITRILNHLMSLGSHALDVGAMAGMLYMFREREDLMDCYEAVSGARMHAAYYRVGGVYRDLPETMPKHEIDSKYRNVREMKRLNQAREGSLLDFIEDFTQRFPKCVDEYETLLTDNRIWKQRLVNIGIVEPERAKALGFSGVMLRGCGIEWDLRRKQPYEVYDKLEFMTPVGVNGDCYDRYLCRIAELRESNKIIAQCVKWLKENPGPVIVDNHKIAPPKRELIKSGMEDLIHHFKFFTEGFKVPEGEVYSCVEHPKGEFGVYIISDGANKPYRLKIRAPGFVHLQSFDEMTRGHMIADAVTVIGTQDIVFGEIDR; encoded by the coding sequence ATGTCTGAATTACAAAACTATACTCTTAATTTTGGACCTCAACATCCTGCAGCACATGGTGTGCTTCGTCTAATTCTTGAACTTAACGGTGAGGTTATACAAAGAGCGGATCCCCATATAGGTTTACTGCACAGGGGTACAGAGAAGCTTGCAGAGTCTAAGACGTTTTTACAAACATTGCCATACATGGATCGTCTTGATTATGTGTCCATGATGTGTAATGAGCATGCATATGTTATGGGGATTGAGCGACTTCTTGGTATAGAGGTTCCGATTCGTGCTCAGTATATTCGTGTGATGTTCGATGAGATTACGCGAATTCTCAATCATCTTATGAGTTTAGGATCTCATGCTCTCGACGTGGGTGCCATGGCTGGTATGCTGTACATGTTTAGAGAGCGCGAAGATTTGATGGATTGTTACGAAGCGGTATCTGGAGCTCGTATGCATGCTGCCTACTATCGTGTAGGTGGTGTATATCGAGATTTGCCTGAGACCATGCCCAAGCATGAAATCGATTCCAAATATAGAAATGTCCGTGAGATGAAACGTCTAAATCAAGCACGAGAAGGTTCTTTGCTCGATTTCATTGAGGATTTCACCCAAAGATTCCCTAAATGCGTTGATGAGTATGAGACACTTTTAACTGATAATCGTATTTGGAAGCAGCGCCTAGTTAATATTGGAATTGTTGAACCTGAAAGGGCTAAAGCTCTAGGTTTTTCTGGGGTTATGTTGCGTGGTTGTGGTATAGAGTGGGACTTACGTCGTAAGCAACCGTATGAGGTTTACGATAAGCTAGAGTTTATGACACCTGTAGGGGTTAACGGTGATTGTTATGACCGTTATTTGTGTCGTATAGCCGAGCTTCGCGAAAGTAATAAAATTATTGCCCAATGCGTAAAATGGCTTAAGGAAAATCCTGGTCCCGTGATTGTAGATAATCATAAAATTGCTCCTCCAAAGCGTGAACTTATTAAATCAGGGATGGAGGATTTAATTCACCACTTTAAATTTTTTACCGAAGGTTTTAAAGTGCCTGAAGGAGAAGTTTACTCTTGTGTAGAGCATCCTAAGGGTGAGTTTGGAGTCTATATAATTTCAGATGGAGCTAATAAGCCTTATCGTTTAAAAATAAGGGCTCCTGGGTTCGTACATTTGCAATCTTTCGATGAGATGACCCGTGGTCATATGATTGCAGATGCGGTTACTGTTATCGGAACCCAAGATATTGTATTTGGTGAAATTGATCGCTAG
- the nuoE gene encoding NADH-quinone oxidoreductase subunit NuoE, which yields MLLSNKAYELIDAELKKYPEDQRQSAVMSALRIAQTELNWVSPEVVQDIATYLNMPVMAVQEVATFYNMYELQPVGKYKITVCTNLPCALREGVQTINYLQEKLGIGIDETSQDGLITIKSGECMGACGDSPVLLINNHHMCVRMDKARIDELIDDIYKEEGVEPAFKTVASIEESSTKVASLDPSSIEAPSGSPNVVKVDPSQTMTSGLRPADSGEAL from the coding sequence ATGTTGCTTTCTAATAAAGCTTATGAATTAATAGATGCTGAACTCAAGAAGTATCCTGAGGATCAGAGACAGTCTGCAGTGATGTCCGCTTTACGAATCGCTCAAACTGAGCTGAATTGGGTATCTCCCGAGGTTGTGCAGGATATTGCCACTTATTTAAATATGCCCGTTATGGCTGTTCAGGAAGTTGCTACTTTTTACAACATGTATGAGCTTCAGCCTGTGGGTAAATACAAAATTACAGTCTGTACCAATTTGCCATGTGCTTTGAGAGAAGGCGTTCAAACCATAAATTATCTACAAGAGAAACTTGGGATTGGCATAGATGAAACCTCGCAGGACGGACTGATTACCATTAAATCAGGTGAGTGTATGGGTGCGTGCGGGGATTCTCCAGTACTTCTTATAAACAATCATCATATGTGTGTACGTATGGATAAAGCTCGTATAGATGAACTTATAGATGATATTTATAAAGAAGAGGGTGTAGAGCCAGCATTTAAAACTGTGGCTTCTATTGAGGAGTCTTCTACTAAAGTTGCTTCCCTAGATCCAAGTTCTATCGAAGCACCAAGTGGCTCTCCTAATGTGGTTAAAGTAGACCCCTCTCAAACTATGACTTCAGGACTTAGACCTGCTGATTCTGGAGAGGCATTATGA